A genomic window from Luteolibacter sp. LG18 includes:
- a CDS encoding HlyD family efflux transporter periplasmic adaptor subunit, whose translation MSDSPSFVPARGQDDPPWDPKEGRTAKKRFRKLLPWLGLAAIVALIAIGMKGKPVEVETGAVTRSALTVRVSEEGKTRIRNRYVVAAPAAGKMRRVALKAGDEVRAGETVITAIEPVVSPLLDPRAKAQAEAVVATRDAARQQAAESLEVARASLKLAIADRDRVRSVQMPGSVSKSDRDRVESEASVKAAQLRAAEFTLQVAEYELAQARTALERPKPDAAGNLAEVKSPVSGRVLKVMQESETIVTPGTQILEIGDPADLEIEAEILSRDAVAIHEGDLVDIEQWGGAQPLRGRVRRVEPAGFTKISALGVEEQRVIVLSDLVDPPKEAARLGDRFRVEVRVAVWHGEDIPVVPSGALFREGNAWKTFAFRGGKAAKVTLEVGHTDGRLTEVTSGLVPGDEVLLHPPDTVKDGTEVKKRQE comes from the coding sequence ATGTCCGATTCCCCTTCCTTCGTTCCCGCCCGCGGCCAAGACGATCCCCCGTGGGATCCGAAGGAGGGCCGCACCGCGAAGAAACGCTTCCGCAAGCTGCTGCCGTGGCTCGGCCTCGCCGCGATCGTCGCGCTGATCGCCATCGGCATGAAGGGCAAGCCGGTGGAGGTGGAAACCGGCGCGGTCACCCGCTCCGCGCTCACCGTCCGGGTCTCCGAGGAGGGCAAGACTCGCATCCGCAACCGCTACGTCGTCGCTGCGCCCGCCGCCGGGAAAATGCGCCGCGTGGCCCTCAAGGCGGGCGACGAGGTGAGGGCCGGGGAAACCGTGATCACCGCCATCGAGCCGGTCGTTTCGCCGCTGCTCGACCCGCGGGCGAAGGCGCAGGCCGAGGCCGTGGTGGCCACCCGCGATGCCGCCCGCCAGCAGGCAGCCGAATCGCTGGAGGTCGCGCGCGCTTCCCTCAAGCTCGCCATCGCCGACCGCGACCGCGTCCGCTCCGTGCAGATGCCGGGATCGGTGTCGAAGAGCGACCGCGACCGCGTCGAGAGCGAGGCCAGTGTGAAGGCCGCCCAGCTACGCGCCGCCGAGTTCACCCTCCAGGTGGCGGAGTATGAACTCGCCCAGGCGCGCACCGCCTTGGAGCGGCCGAAGCCCGATGCCGCCGGCAACCTCGCCGAGGTGAAGTCGCCCGTCTCCGGTCGCGTGCTGAAGGTGATGCAGGAGAGCGAAACCATCGTCACCCCCGGCACCCAGATCCTGGAGATCGGAGACCCGGCGGACCTTGAGATCGAGGCCGAGATCCTGTCCCGCGATGCCGTCGCCATCCACGAGGGCGATCTGGTGGACATCGAGCAATGGGGCGGCGCGCAGCCGCTGAGAGGCCGCGTCCGCCGTGTCGAGCCCGCCGGTTTCACCAAGATCTCCGCGCTCGGGGTGGAGGAGCAGCGCGTGATCGTGCTGAGCGATCTGGTCGATCCGCCGAAGGAAGCCGCGCGCCTTGGCGACCGCTTCCGCGTCGAGGTCCGGGTCGCCGTCTGGCATGGCGAGGATATCCCGGTGGTGCCGTCCGGCGCGTTGTTCCGCGAGGGCAATGCCTGGAAAACCTTCGCCTTCCGCGGAGGCAAGGCGGCCAAGGTCACCCTGGAAGTCGGCCACACCGATGGCCGCCTCACCGAGGTCACCTCCGGCCTGGTCCCCGGCGACGAGGTCCTCCTCCACCCGCCGGACACCGTCAAGGACGGCACCGAGGTGAAGAAGCGCCAGGAGTAG
- a CDS encoding FtsX-like permease family protein: MISPLDRKLLRDLGRMKGQVIAVSLVMACGLAMMIMTRSLILTLESTRDAYYEQFALADVFASLKRAPLSAAAELEKLPGVSVVEPRVAVDVTLDLPGLAEPATGHIISLPEDGGAPKLNRVFLRTGRMPEIDSRREVVVGEAFANENGLKPGDSLVAVINGHRETLQICGIGLSPEYVFEARAGETLPDHKRFSVIWMNYRALAVAYNLDGAFNDVVMDLAPGAAAEPVMEAMDRLLAPYGAGGAYTRKDQASAQRLGDELKVLHALSVVYPLVFLSVAAFMVNSVLSRIVRLQREQIAQMKALGYSSRQVGIHYLKFVVVIGFLGTVIGGFAGRLMGGGLVNLYTMFFRFPSLEFRMDYGALLLALMVSAGASAAGVITVVWQAVKLPPAEAMRPEPPADFKPSLFERIGLTHFFSPVFRMALRNIERRPWQAVFTSAGIALATGLMVLPGAMANSIDYLLTFQWNRQQRQDVAVFLVEPSSEKGLHDLEHLPGVTLAEPIRSVQTRLRYGHHHRKLAITGLPSGANLNRLLDENGDTIQMPEEGLIMSKKLAEVIGANVGDEVQVEVMEGRRPVLSIPIRGLVTDYAGVAAYMDIEALRRLMHEGDTVNGAYLTLDHSRWDDFMREVKDTPRAAIVMVKRDQLASFRDTTAKSIGLLRMLYFVLAVIVAFGVVYNSSRIALSERSRELATLRVVGFNMAEVRGVLLGELSLLVLTALPVGLALGKGLVLLIMSSFSTETVRMPIVVESSTYSIAVLVVLSAAAFSFTLVSRMLAKLDLVGVLKARD; the protein is encoded by the coding sequence ATGATTTCACCGCTCGACCGTAAACTGCTGCGCGATCTCGGCCGCATGAAGGGCCAGGTCATCGCCGTCAGTCTGGTCATGGCCTGCGGGCTGGCGATGATGATCATGACCCGCAGCCTGATCCTCACGCTGGAGTCCACGCGGGATGCCTACTACGAGCAGTTCGCGCTGGCGGATGTGTTCGCCTCGCTGAAGCGCGCGCCGCTTTCGGCCGCGGCGGAGTTGGAGAAACTGCCCGGTGTTTCGGTGGTCGAGCCGCGGGTGGCGGTGGATGTCACACTCGATCTGCCCGGCCTGGCGGAGCCGGCCACCGGCCACATCATCTCGCTGCCGGAGGACGGCGGCGCGCCGAAGCTGAACCGCGTCTTCCTCCGCACCGGCCGCATGCCGGAGATCGATTCGCGGCGCGAGGTGGTGGTCGGCGAGGCCTTCGCGAATGAGAACGGCTTGAAGCCCGGCGACTCACTGGTGGCGGTGATCAACGGCCACCGCGAGACCCTCCAGATCTGCGGCATCGGGCTTTCGCCGGAATATGTCTTCGAGGCCCGCGCCGGGGAAACCCTGCCGGATCACAAGCGCTTCAGCGTGATCTGGATGAACTACCGCGCGCTGGCGGTGGCCTACAATCTCGATGGCGCGTTCAATGACGTCGTCATGGATCTCGCTCCCGGTGCTGCCGCCGAACCGGTGATGGAGGCCATGGACCGCCTCCTCGCTCCCTACGGCGCGGGCGGTGCCTACACGCGGAAGGACCAGGCGTCCGCCCAACGCCTCGGTGACGAGCTGAAGGTGCTGCACGCCCTGTCCGTGGTCTATCCGCTGGTGTTCCTCAGCGTGGCCGCGTTCATGGTAAACTCGGTGCTGTCCCGCATCGTGCGGCTTCAGCGCGAGCAGATCGCGCAGATGAAGGCGCTCGGCTATTCCTCGCGCCAGGTCGGCATCCATTACCTGAAGTTCGTGGTGGTGATCGGCTTCCTCGGCACCGTGATCGGCGGTTTCGCCGGGCGGCTGATGGGCGGCGGGCTGGTGAACCTCTACACGATGTTCTTCCGCTTCCCCTCGCTGGAGTTCCGCATGGACTACGGCGCGCTGCTGCTGGCGCTGATGGTCAGCGCGGGAGCCTCCGCGGCGGGAGTGATCACGGTGGTGTGGCAGGCGGTGAAACTGCCCCCCGCCGAGGCGATGCGCCCGGAGCCGCCCGCGGATTTCAAGCCATCGTTGTTCGAACGCATCGGGCTTACCCATTTCTTCAGCCCGGTGTTCCGGATGGCGCTGCGGAACATCGAGCGCCGCCCGTGGCAGGCGGTGTTCACCTCCGCGGGCATCGCGCTCGCCACCGGCCTGATGGTGCTGCCGGGCGCGATGGCGAACAGCATCGACTACCTGCTCACCTTCCAGTGGAACCGCCAGCAGCGCCAGGACGTGGCCGTTTTCCTCGTCGAGCCGTCCTCGGAAAAGGGCCTGCACGATCTGGAGCACCTGCCCGGCGTGACCCTCGCCGAGCCGATCCGCAGCGTGCAGACGCGCCTGCGCTACGGCCACCACCACCGCAAGCTCGCCATCACCGGCCTTCCATCCGGCGCGAACCTCAACCGCCTGCTGGATGAAAACGGCGACACGATCCAGATGCCGGAAGAGGGGCTCATCATGTCGAAGAAACTCGCCGAGGTGATCGGCGCGAACGTCGGCGATGAGGTGCAGGTCGAGGTGATGGAGGGTCGTCGACCGGTGTTGAGCATTCCCATCCGCGGTCTCGTCACCGATTACGCGGGCGTGGCCGCCTACATGGACATCGAGGCGCTGCGCCGCCTGATGCACGAGGGCGATACCGTGAACGGCGCCTACCTCACGCTCGATCATAGCCGCTGGGACGATTTCATGCGCGAGGTGAAGGACACGCCGCGCGCCGCCATCGTGATGGTGAAGCGTGACCAGCTCGCGTCGTTCCGCGACACCACCGCGAAGAGCATCGGCCTGCTCCGCATGCTCTACTTCGTGCTCGCGGTGATCGTGGCCTTCGGCGTGGTCTACAACAGCTCGCGCATCGCCCTTTCCGAACGCAGCCGCGAGCTGGCCACCCTGCGCGTCGTCGGCTTCAACATGGCCGAGGTCCGCGGCGTGTTGTTGGGTGAGCTGTCATTGCTCGTGCTCACCGCCCTGCCCGTCGGCCTCGCGTTGGGGAAGGGGCTGGTGCTGCTCATCATGTCCTCCTTCAGCACGGAAACCGTCCGCATGCCGATCGTGGTGGAGAGTTCCACCTACTCCATCGCCGTGCTGGTGGTGCTTTCCGCCGCCGCGTTCTCCTTCACGCTCGTCAGCCGGATGCTGGCCAAACTCGATCTCGTCGGCGTCTTGAAGGCGCGCGATTGA
- a CDS encoding ABC transporter ATP-binding protein, whose product MNALAPSPLSTGVVFQAKKLRKVYHTGELDVVALHGVDMELNAGELVCLLGASGSGKSTLLNILGGLDIPTSGELLYKGWPLDGSDENTLTLFRRNCVGFVFQFYNLIPSLTARENVALITSISRDPMTPEEALEMVGLGKRMDHFPSQLSGGEQQRVAIARAIAKRPEVLLCDEPTGALDVTTGITVLEAVERINRELGTLTVVITHNAAMADMADRVLHLSDGRIVDSHRNETRLPAAQLKW is encoded by the coding sequence ATGAATGCTCTCGCGCCCTCTCCGCTTTCCACGGGTGTCGTGTTCCAGGCGAAGAAGCTGCGGAAGGTTTACCACACCGGTGAGCTGGACGTGGTGGCGCTGCACGGCGTGGACATGGAGCTGAACGCGGGCGAGCTGGTTTGCCTGCTCGGGGCGTCTGGCAGCGGGAAATCGACGCTGCTGAACATCCTCGGCGGCCTCGATATCCCGACCTCCGGCGAGCTGCTCTACAAAGGCTGGCCGCTCGATGGCTCGGACGAGAACACGCTCACCCTGTTCCGCCGGAACTGCGTCGGCTTCGTCTTCCAGTTTTACAACCTCATCCCCAGCCTCACCGCCCGGGAAAACGTGGCGCTCATCACCAGCATCTCGCGCGATCCGATGACGCCGGAGGAGGCGCTGGAAATGGTCGGCCTCGGCAAGCGCATGGACCATTTCCCGTCCCAGCTTTCCGGCGGGGAGCAGCAGCGCGTCGCCATCGCCCGCGCGATCGCGAAACGCCCCGAGGTACTGCTGTGCGATGAACCCACCGGCGCGCTCGACGTCACCACCGGCATCACCGTGCTGGAGGCCGTGGAGCGCATCAACCGCGAGCTCGGCACGCTCACCGTGGTCATCACCCACAACGCGGCGATGGCGGACATGGCCGACCGTGTCCTGCACCTTTCCGATGGCAGGATCGTTGATAGCCACCGCAACGAAACCCGCCTGCCCGCGGCGCAACTGAAATGGTGA
- a CDS encoding DUF1080 domain-containing protein has protein sequence MKTPLLLIGLSSMVVAADPISLFNGKDLTGWHADVPAADKDTKLGPSFVVRDGLLVSLGKPGGHLITDKEFSNYKLEVQYRFAAKPGNCGVLVHASKPRVLYNMFPQSIEVQMQSGDAGDFWCIGENIEVPEMEKRRPKKNGQAYGGGANDARRILNLTDGSEKPPGEWNTMLIECKGDAVKVWVNGTLVNDGSKCTATKGQIALQAEGSEVEFRKIEVTQ, from the coding sequence ATGAAAACCCCGCTTCTTCTGATCGGCCTGTCCTCGATGGTGGTTGCCGCCGACCCCATTTCGCTCTTCAACGGCAAGGACCTCACCGGCTGGCACGCGGATGTCCCGGCGGCGGACAAGGATACCAAGCTCGGCCCGAGCTTCGTCGTGCGGGACGGCCTGCTGGTTTCCCTGGGAAAGCCGGGCGGGCACCTCATCACCGACAAGGAATTCTCCAACTACAAGCTGGAGGTGCAGTACCGCTTCGCCGCGAAGCCGGGGAACTGCGGCGTGCTCGTCCACGCCTCGAAGCCGCGGGTGCTCTACAACATGTTCCCGCAGTCCATCGAGGTGCAGATGCAGTCGGGTGACGCAGGGGACTTCTGGTGCATCGGCGAGAACATCGAGGTGCCGGAGATGGAGAAGCGCCGCCCAAAGAAGAATGGCCAGGCCTATGGCGGTGGCGCGAACGATGCCCGCCGCATCCTCAATCTCACCGATGGCTCGGAGAAGCCGCCGGGCGAGTGGAACACGATGCTCATCGAGTGCAAGGGCGACGCCGTGAAGGTGTGGGTGAACGGCACGCTGGTGAACGACGGCTCGAAATGCACCGCCACCAAGGGCCAGATCGCGCTGCAAGCGGAAGGCTCGGAAGTGGAGTTCCGGAAGATCGAGGTGACTCAGTAG
- a CDS encoding HIT domain-containing protein — translation MAFTLHPRLAAGSFDLGRLGICRLLLKNNAIFPWFLLVPEVEDGIEDLHQLTPEQHAEVTAAIRTVSIFMSAHFKPRKLNVACIGNQVQQMHIHLIARNEDDPAWPGTVWDYFGKRAYEDGEVEEIRKAMAVGLDLEQE, via the coding sequence ATGGCCTTCACCCTCCATCCCCGCCTCGCCGCCGGTTCCTTCGATCTGGGCCGCCTCGGCATCTGCCGCCTGCTGCTGAAAAACAACGCCATCTTCCCCTGGTTCCTGCTGGTGCCGGAGGTCGAGGATGGCATCGAGGACCTGCACCAGCTCACGCCGGAGCAGCACGCCGAGGTCACGGCCGCCATCCGCACCGTGTCCATTTTCATGTCTGCGCACTTCAAGCCGCGGAAGCTCAACGTCGCCTGCATCGGCAACCAGGTCCAACAGATGCACATCCATCTCATCGCCCGCAACGAGGACGATCCGGCCTGGCCCGGCACGGTGTGGGATTACTTCGGCAAGCGTGCCTACGAGGACGGCGAGGTGGAGGAAATCCGGAAGGCGATGGCGGTAGGGCTGGATTTGGAACAGGAGTGA
- a CDS encoding DUF6157 family protein — translation MSYTNTFVRIAADCPESHAIEPPARGKTVPVHTIQLGLLRDAPYHYTHEALVVESELRRDPEEKETRAEIVKRVRSKPIPCLRCSSLAKRYGWGFHFDAEGKIAVVPAGSPEYLALEKRQDLQQVPAMRNKKA, via the coding sequence ATGAGCTACACGAACACCTTCGTCCGCATCGCCGCGGATTGCCCGGAGAGCCACGCCATCGAACCTCCCGCGCGCGGCAAGACGGTGCCGGTGCACACGATCCAGCTCGGCCTGCTGCGGGACGCGCCCTACCACTACACCCACGAGGCGCTGGTGGTGGAAAGCGAGCTGCGCCGCGATCCGGAGGAGAAGGAAACCCGCGCCGAGATCGTGAAGCGGGTGCGTTCCAAGCCGATCCCGTGCCTGCGCTGTTCCTCCCTGGCGAAACGCTACGGCTGGGGCTTCCATTTCGACGCCGAGGGAAAGATCGCCGTGGTGCCCGCGGGATCGCCCGAATACCTCGCGCTGGAGAAACGCCAGGACCTCCAGCAGGTTCCCGCGATGCGGAACAAGAAAGCCTGA
- a CDS encoding VOC family protein — MNRLTVVTLGVADLETSARFYGAIFDTPPNRDHDGVVFFPLPGCWISLYPLEKLAEDISEDTPRTRSGFSGITLAHNARSRDEVATILDRARAAGATIDKEAQDTFWGGFSGYFHDPNGHHWEVVWGPMFEFTADGSLKFKE; from the coding sequence ATGAACCGACTCACCGTGGTCACGCTCGGCGTGGCAGACTTGGAAACCTCCGCGCGCTTCTATGGCGCGATCTTCGACACCCCGCCGAACCGGGATCACGACGGCGTGGTGTTCTTCCCGCTGCCCGGCTGCTGGATCTCGCTCTACCCGCTGGAGAAACTGGCCGAAGACATCTCGGAGGACACGCCGCGGACACGCTCCGGCTTCAGCGGCATCACCCTGGCCCACAACGCCCGCTCACGCGACGAGGTGGCCACCATCCTCGACCGCGCCCGCGCCGCCGGGGCCACGATCGACAAGGAGGCGCAGGACACCTTCTGGGGCGGCTTCAGCGGCTACTTCCACGATCCGAATGGCCACCACTGGGAGGTCGTATGGGGACCGATGTTCGAGTTCACGGCGGATGGTTCCTTGAAGTTCAAGGAGTGA